Genomic segment of Sodaliphilus pleomorphus:
CATCCCAGGTGAAGGTCGTGCGCTCGGGGCCGCCGTCGGGGATATTGGTGCCATACAGGTGCCAGCCTGGCTTGATACTGGCTGTGAGTGTGACCACGCCGTGCTTGGCATCGGTCATTTTCACGCTCTTGGTCCAGGTGACTGGAGTCACAATGCGTGCAAGTGCCAGTGTAGATGTCAAAACGACCAGTAACAGGGTCAACAGTAGCTTACGTTTCATATTTTCCATAAGAGTAAAGAAATTAGATTACAAGGCACAAAAATAGGGCAAAAAGCCGAAATTTCCTACCTACCTATTAAAGAAAAAACCACAGAGAGAGGATTCTCTCTGTGGTCGTGGGCGTTGGCGGGTTCGAACCGTCGACCCCTTGAATGTCATTCAAGTACTCTGAACCAGCTGAGCTAAACGCCCGTGTTACCTTCATTCAAGGTTTTGCAAAGGTAAGTGAAAAATTTTATACTCACAACAAATCAGTGCAAAAAATCTTTCTGCCGCTTTTTTTGTCACGCCGCAAGTGGCGACGTCACACATAGTTGGCAGCGATCTGCTTGAATGCGGCGACTTGCTGCTCTTCCCACGCCTTGTCCTTGCCCATCATGTGGGCCATGAGGGCAGCAACCTTGGGCGCTGCAGCGACGGCCTCGCGGGCATCGATGAAGAGCAGACGCACGCGGCGGGCCAGCACATCGTCGACCGTGAGTGCCATCTCCTGGGTCACCGCCCAGGCCACCTCGGCCATCGTGTAGCCGTACTTGCTCGACAGCTTCTCGGCCAGGGCCGGCTCGCGCTTGGCCAGCTCGACGACGGCCTCGCGGTCGCTGCCGTACACATAGAGGTGGTCGCTCAGGTCGGGGTTCGGCTTGTAGCCATGTATGGGATAGGAGCGCGTCACGCACTTGCGCTTGTCGAGCAGCCCCATGTCGATAGCCCGGTCGATGGTGTCCTCGGCCATGAGCCGGTAGCTCGTCCACTTGCCGCCCGTGATGGTTATCAGCCCGTTGCCCGATACCATGATCTTGTGGCTACGCGATATTTCCTTGGTCTTCTGCCCGTCTTTCTCGGGGGCAGCCAGCGGCCGCTGGCCTGCAAACACGGCCTTGATGTCGGCGCGCGTGGGGGCTGGACGCATATACAGCCCGGCAGTGCGCAAGATGAAGTCAACCTCCTGCTCGAGATAGTGCGGCTCGCTCTCGGGCTTGTCGCGCGGCACATCGGTAGTGCCCACTATCACGCGGTCGTGCCACGGCACGGCAAAGAGCACACGCCCGTCGCTCGTCTTGGGCACCATCATGGCATAGTCGCTCTGCAAGAACTTCTTGTCGAGCACGATGTGCACCCCCTGGCTCGGACGCACCATGCGCCGCTTCTCGGGCTCGTCCATGAGCATGACATCGTCGACAAAGATGCCCGCCGCGTTGATCACCGCACGGGCACGCATGTCGTAGCGCTGCCCCGTTTGCTCGTCGACGACCGTCACACCGCACACCTTCCCATTGTCGTCGTGCAGCAGACCGACGACCTTGGCATGGTTCACTACTGTGCCGCCATGGTCGACCACCGTCTGTGCCAGGTTCACAGCCATGCGGGCGTCGTCAAATTGCCCGTCGTGATAAACCACGCCGCCTTTCAGCCCCTTTTTCTCAATCGTGGGCAGGTACTTCTCAACCGTTTTTGGCCCAATGAAGCGCGAACGCCCGTAGCCGAACCCAAACGACAGCATGTCGTAGAGCGTGAGCCCGCAAAAGTAGAGAAAATTTTCCCAATGCGAGTAGTTGGAGATGACAAACGCCTGGTCCTTCACCAGATGCGGAGCGTTGCGCTTCATGAAACCACGCTCCCTGAGCGCCTCGAGCACAAGCTTCACATCGCCGTGCTGCAAGTAGCGCACACCGCCATGCACGAGCTTTGTGCTACGGCTCGATGTGGCCTTGGCAAAGTCATCCTTCTCCAGCAGCGCCACACTGTAGCCCCGGGCAGTAGCATCGACAGCGCATCCCAGCCCCGTGGCTCCGCCGCCCACAACTATCACATCCCATATCTTGCCGTCTTGGCTTATCGCCTTGATTTGTTCACTGCGTTTCATAAGTTCAATACATTTTTTTAGTCAATAAATCCCATTTGATGTTATCTCTTTGCAATTAAGTGCTCAAAAACCATGCCATCGCCCACCTGCCCGCCAGCATTGAGACCCCAAAAATGCAAAAACAGCATGGAAACCTGCCACCATCCCCACAATCAATCGAAGACCTCGTAAAAAACTGAATTTCGACTGCCCAAAGAATGTTTCCTTCCGGCAAATCGCTAATTTTGCACTTGCCAGTTGAGAGTAGGTGATAGGGTTGTGACGTGGAAGTGGGCGATTTTGCGCGGGGCGTGGGTTGGCAGTTGTGGGGATTTTGGTTAACTTTGTGGGAAAACTTTCTACGACTATGAACATAAGGCATTTCTTTTGGGCGCTGGCGGTGGCTGCATTGCTGCCGGCCGTGGCGCAGGCGGGCGGCAAGGGGCCCGAGTGGCTGAGCAAGGCTGTGTTTTATCAAATCTACCCCTCGAGCTACATGGACAGCAACGGCGACGGGGTGGGCGACTTGCCAGGCATCGCCTCGCGGCTCGACTACTTGAAGCAGCTGGGCGTGAACGCGCTGTGGCTCAACCCGGTGTATGAGTCGGGGTGGTTCGACGGCGGCTATGATATCATCGACTTCTACAAGGTGGATCCGCGCTTTGGCAACAACGACGACCTGGTGCGGCTGGTCGACGAGGCTCACAAGCGGGGCATGAAGGTGTGCCTCGACCTGGTGGCTGGCCACTCGAGCGACAAGTGCCAGTGGTTTGTAGAGTCGCAGCAGGGCACCAACGGGCGTTACAGCGACTATTACATATGGAGCGACACGATAGGGAAAAAAGATGCGGCCGACATTGCCCGCCGCCGCCAGGCCGAGGACCCCAAGGCCAGCACCATAGGGCACTGGGTAGAGGCCGACGCGCCACGTGGCAAGTACTACTACAAGAACTACTATGAGTGCCAGCCGGCGCTCAACTACGGCTATGCCCACCCGTCGGCCAGCCGCCCGTGGGAGCAGGGCGTCGACGCGCCTGGACCTCAGGCGGTGCGCCGCGAGTTGCGCAACATCATGGCCTTCTGGATGGACAAGGGCGTCGACGGTTTCCGTGTCGACATGGCTGCCTCGCTGGTGAAAGGCGACAAGGACAAGAAGGCCACGATGCAGCTGTGGGGGGAGATGCGCCGCTGGCTCGACGAGCACTACCCGCAAAACGTGCTCATCTCGGAGTGGTCCAACCCGCAGCAGTCGATAATGGCGGGCTTCAACATCGACTTTGAAATACACATTGGGCGCAGTGCCTACTCGAGCCTCTTCTTCCAGGGCGACACGCCGTGGGGCAAAACCAAGAAAATCGACAACTGCTACTTCAACCGCCTGGGCAAGGGCTCGCTCAAGGACTTCATCAACATCTATGCCGCCGACTACAACGCCACCAAAGACCGCGGCTATATTGCCATACCCACGGCCAACCACGATTTCCAGCGTCCCAATGTGGGCACGCGCAACTCGCTCGACCAGCTCAAGGTGGCCATGACCTTCTTTCTCACCATGCCGGGCGTGCCGTTTATCTACTATGGCGACGAGCTGGGTATGAAGTATCAAGACGGCATTGCGCCCAAAGAGGGCAGCCGCAACCGCGCGGGCTCGCGCACCCCCATGCAGTGGACGCCTGGCCCCACGGCAGGCTTCTCGACTTGTGCCCCCGCGCAGCTCTATTTTCCCGTGGCTACCGTCGGCGGCAAGCTCACTGTCGAGGCCGAGGAGAAAGATCCTGGCTCGATGCTCAATTATGTGAAGCGTCTGCTTGCCCTGCGCGCCTCGGTGCCTGCCCTGGGCAACGATGCGGGCTGGCAGCTGCTCAACACGCTCGACGGCGAGCAGTATCCCATGGTGTACTTGCGCACGGCAGCCAGCGGCGAGCGGTGCCTGGTGGCCCTCAACCCGAGCGAGAAGGCCGTGACGCTGCGCACCGGCCAGCCTGCCGGCAAGGTGCTCGTGAGCACGGGCAAGGGCTCCTACAAGCACGGCACCGTGAAGCTCGCGCCCTTCTCGGCGATCATCGTGCGCCTGTAGCGCGAGAGCCATGTGCACGCACGCGCGGGCGCTGTGCCCGTGTGTGTCCCGATTTTGCATGACGGCCATTTTTTTGTAATTTTGCGGCATGAACGCACGTGGCGACAACTACACCTTTCTCACGACAGGCCCGGTGGGCCGCGTCATCGCCCGTATGGCCGTGCCCACGATTATCTCGATGCTCGTCACGAGCGTCTACAACATCGTCGATACCTACTATGTGGGCCTCATCAACACCCAGGCCACGGCCGCAGTGGGTGTCGCCTTCCCGTTGCAATCGGTGATACAGGCCATTGGTTTCTTCTTCGGCCAGGGCTCGGGCACCTACATCTCGCGGCAACTGGGCGCCAAGAAGCACGCCGATGCCTGCCAGATGGCCTCGACGGCCTTTGTGGGAGCTATGGTAGCCGGTGTGGTCATTGCTGTGGCAGGCTTGCTGCTGCTCACGCCCATCTCGGTGTGGTGCGGGTCCACTCCCACCATTTTGCCCTATACCGAGAAGTACCTGGCCATGGTGCTGCTGGGTGCGCCGTTCATGACGGGGTCGATGTTGCTCAACAACCAGATGCGCTTCCAGGGCAATGCTGCCAATGCCATGTATGGCATGATGACCGGAGCCGTGCTCAACGTGGTGCTTGTGCCCATATTCACCTTCACGCTGGGCATGGGTATCCTGGGTACCGGCATAGGCACCGTCTTGAGCCAGATATTCGGCTTTGTGGTGCTCCTGGTCATGAGCTACCATGGCGACAACATCCACATCAAGCTCAAAGACGCCTGCTGGAAACGCCACTACTATGTAGAAATGATAAAGGGCGGCACTCCCTCGCTCACTCGCCAGGGACTGGCCGCTGTGGCCGTGATGCTGCTCAACCTGGCAGCCGGCGTATATGGCGATGCGGCCATTGCCGGCATGTCGATAGTGGGGCGGCTGTGCTTCCTCGTGTTTGCCGTCATCATTGGTGTGGGGCAGGGCTTCCAGCCCTTCTGCGGCTTCAACTACGGGGCAAGGTTGTTTGGGCGCGTGCGCCAGGGCTACTTCTTCTGCGTGAAGCTCGACATGTGCATCCTGGCCGTGTGCTGTATCCCCGGCTTCATCTTTGCCAACGAGCTCATCGACCTCATGCGCCACGACCCCGAGGTGGTGGCGGTGGGCGCGGCGGCACTGCGCTGGCAAATTGTGACTTGGCCGCTGGCTGCGGTCATCACGGTGAGCAACATGTGCCTGCAGACGAGCGGGCGCACCGTTCCGGCCAATATCCTTGCAGCCTGTCGCAACGGGCTGTGCTTCATTCCCCTCATCCTCACGCTGCCCCACTTGCTGGGTCTGCTGGGCGTGGAGATCACCCAAAGTGTGGCCGACGTGTTCTCGTTTGCCATCGCCGTTCCGCTCATGTCGCGCTACTTCAAGTCGCTCAAGTGAGCAACGCGCCTTGCGTTAAGGCAAAATGTATTTGTGCGTAAGAATTTTTTTTGTATATTTGTTGCCTAAACTTTAAACAACAGTTTTACCTCAAAACGTTTAATAATGAAACTTACTAAGATTTTACCTCTTTGCATGACTGCTGTCATGCTGGCGATCTCGTTGATATCGAGCGCACAAATCCCTACTATCTATTGTGGAGTCTACAAGTCAACATCATGGGGAACCACCCTGCAACGAGGCATCTACAGCTTCCCCGCCCAAAACAACACCACCTTTACCAAAGTTTCGACTGCCGAAAACGACAACTTCCTCGCTCCGCTGGGCGGTGCTGCCGTCTACGACGGTGTGATGCATGGCGTGCACTACACCTCGGGCGAGATTTACGGGCAAACCTACTATACGTTCACCTATGTTGAATATGACACCAAGACCTGGACGCAAACCAAAAAGAAAAGCGTGAACTACAACAATATCGCTGCACGATGCAACGTGTCGATCGACCCCACCACAGGAAAAGTGTGGGGCTTGTTCAACAACTTCGACCTCGATTACAACATCGTCGATCGCAAGTGGGCCACTGTCGACTATGCGACATTGTCGAAGACAGTGATCGATGCAATGAGTCTCAACATGGTGGCCTTGGCTATCGACAACTCGGGTCAAGCCTATGCCGTGGGCACCGATGCCAAGCTCTATGCCATCGACAAAGCCACCACCGCCTACACGGCTGTGGGCTCCACTGGCGTGAGCATCAAGTCGGGCTATCCCATGTGTGCAGCCGTCGACCCGGTCACCAACAAGATGTACTGGTCGGCAGTGCTGAGCGACGGCACCTCGGGCCTTTACGAGCTCAACAAGGCTACCGGCGCAGCCACGCTGGTGAGCAAGTATCCTGGCAACGAGGTTGTGGTCAACATGTGGATTCCTGCCCCTGAGGCGGCCGACGATGCCCCGGCAGCAGTCACCAATCTCAAGCTCGACTTCAAGCCCAATGCACTCACGGGCAATGTCAACTTCAAGGTGCCTGCCACCACCTATGCAGGCGCACAGCTCTCGGGCAATCTCACCTATACCATCAAGGCCAATGGCGTGGCCCTCGTCACGGGCGAGACCACCGCTGCCGGTGCCGATGTGAGCAAGCAAGTGACTATAGACAAAGCTGGCATTACCGAGGTTGAAGTGGTAGTGTCGAATGCCGCCGGCGACGGTCCCAAGCAGAGCGTGAAGCAATGGATAGGCCCCGACACGCCCACGGCTCCCACTGGCGTGAACTGGACCTACGATGCCGCCTCGCGCCAAGCCAAGCTCACCTGGACTGCCCCCGTCATGGGCAAGAACAATGCCCCGCTCGATACAGCTGCGCTCACCTACAATGTTGTGCGTCAGCCAGGTAATGTGACTGTGGCTAAGGGTCTCGATGCCACCGCATTCGCCGAGTCGCTGAGCCAGCTCACCGACCTCAAGTCCTACTATTACCAGGTGACACCCGTCAACGGCAGCCTCGTGGGCGACAAGGCCGAGTCCAACCACATCGTGCTGGGCGATGCCCTCGGCATCCCTTATAGCGAGAATTTCTACAACAAGAACAACTTCGACCTCTTCACAGTGATCGATGCCAACGACGACGGCGCCACCTGGAAGTATAAGGCCACCAACTACCAGTACAGCGACAACCAGCAATATGCCAGCATCGTTGCCAGCAAGACCCTTGCCGACGACGACTGGCTGCTCACACCCCCGCTCAAGATGGAGAAAAAGTACCGCTACAAGATCGCCTACAAGGTCAAGAAGCAGTACAGCCCCTCCGACTACAACCAGCTCCTCGATGTGGGCGTGGGCCAGGGCACCGATGTGAACAACTATAAAAGCATTGTCGAGCTCATGAGCATCAACGTCGTCTCGTTCACCGAGGTGAGCCGTAACTTTGTGGTGCCTGCCGACGGTGTCTACCACATTGGCTTCCACGCCACGAGCAAGGCCAAGTCAGACGAACTCTGTCTCGACGACATCAACGTGACTGTGGCAGGCTTGCAAGGTGACGTGAACGGCGACGGCAAGGTCGATGTGAGCGACATCACGGCCGTCATTCAAACTATCCTGGGCACCGCCCAGTATAGCGTCGACGTGTGCGACATCAACGGCGATGGCGCTGTCAACATCGACGATGTGACCACCCTCATCAACATGATGTGACATTGGGTGCATCTCATGCAAGGTGCATAAATTATTGATACACTGCCTGGGCTGGCTCTTTCTCGAGCTGCAGCCCAGGCTTTTTTTCATCATGCCACACGTGTGGCATGATAAATGAGGCTTTAGCCTGTGGTTTCGCAAGAAGTGGCATTTTGTTTTTTTTTGAACTGACGAGGGTCGACCTGGGCGAGGCCTTTGTGAGTCGCACGGCAATGTATCCCACGCTTCAGGCATTTGCCGACACGGCTGTGAGCAACTACTTTGCCTCGATTATTGTGCTTGCCGATGGCGATACTCCCGAGGCCGTGAAGTCTCCATTCTTCTACGGCAGTGCCAACCAGGCAATATGGACGTCGAGCGACAATCTATATTTCAACGACGGCAAGGTTTATTCTACGGCTCAAGGCCCGGCCTGGGTCACCAAGTCCTACGGCAAGTGGAGCTACACGTGGAATCTTAATGTCGCCGCCTTGACCAGCGTCGACACCACCAAGGCCTCCAAGACCATTGCAGGGCGTAGCTATTACGATCTCAATGGCCGCAGTGTCGCCGTGCCGGGTGCAGGTGTCTACATCCAGGTCACGCGCTACACCGATGGCAGCACAACTGCAACCAAGGTGGTGCGGTAGCGGTTGTGTACTTGATATATTCCTGACATATAATTACAGGCGGCCTTATGGGACCGCCTGTTTTCGTGTGCACTCACGCTCACTCTCGGGGGAATAGTGCAACGGTTTGGGAGGATAATGTAACACGCTTTAAGAAGAGCTGTCGTAATTTTGCAGCACAAACAAGAACGAGGAATTTTTTCATTATGGCAACAATCAAAAAAACGATTCCGGTTTTGGGCATGGCCTGCTCGGCCTGCTCGGCCAACGTCGACCGCAAGCTCAACTCGCTGCCCGGCATCGAGAGCGCCTCG
This window contains:
- a CDS encoding MATE family efflux transporter; translated protein: MNARGDNYTFLTTGPVGRVIARMAVPTIISMLVTSVYNIVDTYYVGLINTQATAAVGVAFPLQSVIQAIGFFFGQGSGTYISRQLGAKKHADACQMASTAFVGAMVAGVVIAVAGLLLLTPISVWCGSTPTILPYTEKYLAMVLLGAPFMTGSMLLNNQMRFQGNAANAMYGMMTGAVLNVVLVPIFTFTLGMGILGTGIGTVLSQIFGFVVLLVMSYHGDNIHIKLKDACWKRHYYVEMIKGGTPSLTRQGLAAVAVMLLNLAAGVYGDAAIAGMSIVGRLCFLVFAVIIGVGQGFQPFCGFNYGARLFGRVRQGYFFCVKLDMCILAVCCIPGFIFANELIDLMRHDPEVVAVGAAALRWQIVTWPLAAVITVSNMCLQTSGRTVPANILAACRNGLCFIPLILTLPHLLGLLGVEITQSVADVFSFAIAVPLMSRYFKSLK
- a CDS encoding glycerol-3-phosphate dehydrogenase/oxidase — encoded protein: MKRSEQIKAISQDGKIWDVIVVGGGATGLGCAVDATARGYSVALLEKDDFAKATSSRSTKLVHGGVRYLQHGDVKLVLEALRERGFMKRNAPHLVKDQAFVISNYSHWENFLYFCGLTLYDMLSFGFGYGRSRFIGPKTVEKYLPTIEKKGLKGGVVYHDGQFDDARMAVNLAQTVVDHGGTVVNHAKVVGLLHDDNGKVCGVTVVDEQTGQRYDMRARAVINAAGIFVDDVMLMDEPEKRRMVRPSQGVHIVLDKKFLQSDYAMMVPKTSDGRVLFAVPWHDRVIVGTTDVPRDKPESEPHYLEQEVDFILRTAGLYMRPAPTRADIKAVFAGQRPLAAPEKDGQKTKEISRSHKIMVSGNGLITITGGKWTSYRLMAEDTIDRAIDMGLLDKRKCVTRSYPIHGYKPNPDLSDHLYVYGSDREAVVELAKREPALAEKLSSKYGYTMAEVAWAVTQEMALTVDDVLARRVRLLFIDAREAVAAAPKVAALMAHMMGKDKAWEEQQVAAFKQIAANYV
- a CDS encoding alpha-amylase family glycosyl hydrolase; translation: MNIRHFFWALAVAALLPAVAQAGGKGPEWLSKAVFYQIYPSSYMDSNGDGVGDLPGIASRLDYLKQLGVNALWLNPVYESGWFDGGYDIIDFYKVDPRFGNNDDLVRLVDEAHKRGMKVCLDLVAGHSSDKCQWFVESQQGTNGRYSDYYIWSDTIGKKDAADIARRRQAEDPKASTIGHWVEADAPRGKYYYKNYYECQPALNYGYAHPSASRPWEQGVDAPGPQAVRRELRNIMAFWMDKGVDGFRVDMAASLVKGDKDKKATMQLWGEMRRWLDEHYPQNVLISEWSNPQQSIMAGFNIDFEIHIGRSAYSSLFFQGDTPWGKTKKIDNCYFNRLGKGSLKDFINIYAADYNATKDRGYIAIPTANHDFQRPNVGTRNSLDQLKVAMTFFLTMPGVPFIYYGDELGMKYQDGIAPKEGSRNRAGSRTPMQWTPGPTAGFSTCAPAQLYFPVATVGGKLTVEAEEKDPGSMLNYVKRLLALRASVPALGNDAGWQLLNTLDGEQYPMVYLRTAASGERCLVALNPSEKAVTLRTGQPAGKVLVSTGKGSYKHGTVKLAPFSAIIVRL
- a CDS encoding choice-of-anchor J domain-containing protein codes for the protein MKLTKILPLCMTAVMLAISLISSAQIPTIYCGVYKSTSWGTTLQRGIYSFPAQNNTTFTKVSTAENDNFLAPLGGAAVYDGVMHGVHYTSGEIYGQTYYTFTYVEYDTKTWTQTKKKSVNYNNIAARCNVSIDPTTGKVWGLFNNFDLDYNIVDRKWATVDYATLSKTVIDAMSLNMVALAIDNSGQAYAVGTDAKLYAIDKATTAYTAVGSTGVSIKSGYPMCAAVDPVTNKMYWSAVLSDGTSGLYELNKATGAATLVSKYPGNEVVVNMWIPAPEAADDAPAAVTNLKLDFKPNALTGNVNFKVPATTYAGAQLSGNLTYTIKANGVALVTGETTAAGADVSKQVTIDKAGITEVEVVVSNAAGDGPKQSVKQWIGPDTPTAPTGVNWTYDAASRQAKLTWTAPVMGKNNAPLDTAALTYNVVRQPGNVTVAKGLDATAFAESLSQLTDLKSYYYQVTPVNGSLVGDKAESNHIVLGDALGIPYSENFYNKNNFDLFTVIDANDDGATWKYKATNYQYSDNQQYASIVASKTLADDDWLLTPPLKMEKKYRYKIAYKVKKQYSPSDYNQLLDVGVGQGTDVNNYKSIVELMSINVVSFTEVSRNFVVPADGVYHIGFHATSKAKSDELCLDDINVTVAGLQGDVNGDGKVDVSDITAVIQTILGTAQYSVDVCDINGDGAVNIDDVTTLINMM